A region from the Enterobacter roggenkampii genome encodes:
- a CDS encoding alpha/beta hydrolase, with product MANWPWRVSVRLVALAKKTGMVVGIVLVVLLAVRVYLSQQGPELHPWHTWRADEMSVRELDNADFAGYLAREKAIFTDLDNAVTAKAAGEDQTPLNRYYRQSLVWPGQFAPDANRSFVLMPAGKPRGAVVLLHGLTDSPYSVRHLAVNYQQHGFVAVVPRLPGHGTAPGALTDVDWEMWLAATRLAVREATRLTGNNVPLHLVGYSNGGALAMKYALDALEDPALRKPQQMILLSPMIGVTAFARFAGFAGLPALLPPFAKAAWLNISPEYNPYKYNSFPVNAARQSWLLTKALQEQIGREARENRLVNLPPVLAFQSVMDSTVSTRAVVTGLFDQLPANGSELVVFDINQAASFRPLFKPSSWMATTALLPVAQRRYGVTIITNAGEHSFSTVAKITPAGSTQETVVPLAQSWPQDVYSLSHVAVPFPPDDDLYGREPRVKNRYGISLGTIALWGETSVLSVGKEALMRVTSNPFYDYMQERINSRIGDQKK from the coding sequence ATGGCGAATTGGCCCTGGCGAGTCAGCGTGCGCCTGGTGGCGCTTGCAAAGAAAACAGGGATGGTCGTGGGGATCGTCCTGGTCGTCCTGCTGGCGGTGCGGGTCTATCTCTCGCAGCAGGGGCCGGAACTGCACCCGTGGCACACCTGGCGGGCAGATGAGATGTCCGTGCGCGAGCTGGATAACGCCGATTTCGCCGGGTACCTCGCCCGTGAAAAGGCGATTTTCACCGATCTGGATAACGCGGTGACGGCGAAAGCAGCGGGCGAGGATCAAACTCCGTTAAACCGCTACTACCGCCAGAGCCTGGTGTGGCCCGGCCAGTTTGCCCCCGATGCCAACCGCTCCTTTGTGCTGATGCCAGCCGGGAAGCCGCGCGGCGCGGTGGTGCTTCTGCACGGCCTGACCGACTCGCCTTACAGCGTCAGGCACCTTGCCGTGAACTATCAGCAGCACGGCTTCGTGGCCGTGGTCCCGCGTCTTCCCGGACACGGCACCGCGCCCGGCGCGCTGACGGACGTGGACTGGGAAATGTGGCTGGCAGCGACGCGGCTTGCCGTGCGGGAAGCCACGCGTCTGACGGGGAATAACGTGCCGCTGCATCTGGTGGGCTACTCCAACGGCGGGGCGCTGGCGATGAAGTATGCCCTCGATGCGCTGGAAGACCCTGCGCTGCGTAAGCCTCAGCAGATGATCCTGCTCTCACCGATGATCGGCGTGACGGCCTTTGCGCGGTTCGCCGGATTCGCCGGGCTACCGGCGCTGTTGCCGCCGTTTGCCAAAGCGGCCTGGCTGAATATCTCCCCGGAATATAATCCGTATAAATACAACTCGTTCCCGGTGAACGCCGCCCGCCAGTCGTGGCTGCTGACGAAGGCCCTGCAGGAGCAGATTGGCCGCGAGGCGCGGGAGAACAGGCTGGTGAATTTGCCGCCGGTGCTGGCGTTCCAGTCGGTCATGGATTCTACAGTCAGCACCCGCGCGGTGGTGACCGGCCTGTTTGACCAGCTTCCGGCAAACGGCAGCGAGCTGGTAGTGTTTGATATCAACCAGGCGGCGAGCTTCCGTCCACTCTTTAAACCGTCGTCCTGGATGGCCACCACGGCGCTGCTGCCGGTCGCGCAGAGACGTTACGGTGTCACGATTATCACCAATGCCGGCGAGCACAGTTTCTCGACGGTGGCGAAAATCACGCCGGCAGGCAGCACGCAGGAGACGGTCGTGCCGCTTGCCCAGTCCTGGCCGCAGGATGTTTATTCCCTGTCGCACGTTGCGGTGCCGTTCCCGCCGGATGACGATCTCTATGGTCGTGAACCACGCGTGAAAAACCGATATGGCATCAGCCTGGGGACGATTGCGCTGTGGGGAGAGACGTCCGTGTTGAGCGTCGGTAAAGAGGCGCTTATGCGGGTCACCTCGAACCCGTTCTACGACTATATGCAGGAGAGGATTAACAGCCGGATCGGGGACCAGAAAAAGTAA
- a CDS encoding aminoimidazole riboside kinase, with the protein MKKIWVLGDAVVDLLPDGEGRLLQCPGGAPANVAVGIARLGGQSAFIGRVGDDPFGRFMAKTLADERVDVTWMRLDPAHRTSTVVVDLDDHGERSFTFMVRPSADLFLEPDDLPTFSAGEWLHVCSIALSAEPSRTATFQAMAAIREAGGYVSFDPNIRPDLWPDENALHGCLEQALQSADVVKLSVEELAFFTGSAEVNVGLEVLMQRCPARLVLVTQGKAGVTAWHEGSVKHYPATPVQCVDTTGAGDAFVAGLLYGLAAGQDLTPVIALAQRCGALATTAKGAMTALPWQHDL; encoded by the coding sequence ATGAAGAAAATCTGGGTACTTGGCGATGCGGTAGTGGATTTGCTGCCCGATGGAGAAGGTCGATTACTGCAGTGTCCCGGCGGCGCGCCGGCGAACGTCGCGGTCGGTATTGCCCGGCTGGGCGGCCAGAGCGCCTTTATCGGCAGGGTTGGCGACGATCCTTTCGGGCGCTTTATGGCGAAAACGCTCGCTGACGAGCGGGTTGACGTGACGTGGATGCGCCTTGACCCGGCGCACCGCACCTCAACGGTGGTGGTCGATCTCGACGACCACGGCGAGCGCTCGTTTACCTTCATGGTGCGCCCGAGCGCCGATCTGTTTCTCGAACCCGACGACCTGCCGACGTTCAGCGCCGGGGAGTGGCTGCACGTCTGCTCCATCGCCTTAAGCGCCGAGCCGAGCCGTACTGCGACGTTTCAGGCGATGGCCGCCATTCGTGAGGCGGGCGGTTACGTCAGCTTCGACCCCAATATTCGCCCGGACCTCTGGCCGGATGAGAACGCACTGCATGGCTGCCTGGAGCAGGCCCTGCAAAGCGCCGACGTGGTGAAACTTTCGGTAGAAGAGCTGGCCTTTTTCACCGGCAGCGCGGAGGTCAACGTTGGTCTGGAGGTGCTGATGCAGCGCTGCCCGGCGCGTCTGGTGCTGGTTACCCAGGGAAAAGCGGGCGTAACCGCGTGGCATGAAGGTAGCGTAAAACACTACCCGGCAACGCCTGTGCAGTGCGTCGATACGACCGGTGCGGGCGATGCCTTTGTGGCGGGGCTGCTCTACGGGCTGGCCGCCGGACAGGACCTGACGCCGGTTATTGCGCTCGCCCAGCGCTGCGGCGCGCTGGCCACCACCGCCAAAGGGGCGATGACCGCGTTGCCCTGGCAGCACGACCTGTAA
- a CDS encoding sucrose-specific PTS transporter subunit IIBC — protein sequence MDFNQIARELIPLLGGKENIASAAHCATRLRLVLVDDALADQQAIGKVDGVKGCFRNAGQMQVIFGTGVVNKVYAAFIQAAGISESSKSEAADLAARKLNPFQRIARLLSNIFVPIIPAIVASGLLMGLLGMVKTYGWVNADNALYIMLDMCSSAAFIILPILIGFTAAREFGGNPYLGATLGGILTHPALTNAWGVASGFHTMNFFGLEIAMIGYQGTVFPVLLAVWFMSIVEKNLRRAIPDALDLILTPFLTVVISGFIALLIIGPAGRALGDGISFILSTLIAHAGWLAGLLFGGLYSVIVITGIHHSFHAIEAGLLGNPSIGVNFLLPIWAMANVAQGGACLAVWFKTKDAKIKAITLPSAFSAMLGITEAAIFGINLRFVKPFIAALIGGAVGGAWVVSVHVYMTAVGLTAIPGMAIVQASSLLNYIIGMVIAFGVAFTVSLLLKYKTDSE from the coding sequence ATGGATTTTAATCAAATCGCCCGCGAGCTAATTCCGCTGCTCGGCGGCAAGGAAAACATCGCCAGCGCGGCGCACTGCGCAACGCGTCTTCGTCTGGTGCTGGTTGATGACGCGCTGGCGGATCAGCAGGCCATCGGCAAGGTCGACGGCGTGAAAGGCTGCTTCCGTAACGCCGGGCAGATGCAGGTGATTTTTGGCACGGGCGTGGTCAACAAGGTGTACGCCGCATTTATTCAGGCGGCGGGAATTAGCGAATCCAGCAAATCGGAAGCCGCGGATCTGGCGGCGCGCAAGCTGAACCCGTTCCAGCGCATTGCCCGCTTACTCTCCAACATCTTTGTGCCGATCATTCCCGCGATTGTGGCGTCCGGTCTGCTGATGGGCCTGCTCGGCATGGTGAAAACCTACGGCTGGGTCAATGCGGATAACGCCCTCTACATCATGCTGGACATGTGCAGCTCGGCGGCGTTTATCATTCTGCCTATTCTGATTGGCTTTACCGCCGCGCGCGAATTTGGCGGTAACCCGTACCTCGGCGCGACGCTGGGCGGGATTCTGACCCACCCGGCGCTGACCAACGCCTGGGGCGTGGCGTCGGGCTTCCACACCATGAACTTCTTCGGCCTTGAGATCGCGATGATTGGCTATCAGGGCACGGTATTCCCGGTGCTGCTGGCCGTCTGGTTCATGAGCATCGTCGAGAAAAACCTGCGCCGCGCGATCCCGGATGCGTTAGACCTGATCCTGACGCCGTTCCTCACCGTGGTTATTTCCGGCTTTATCGCGTTGCTGATTATCGGCCCGGCGGGGCGCGCTCTGGGGGACGGTATCTCCTTTATTCTGAGCACGCTGATCGCCCATGCGGGCTGGCTCGCCGGGCTGCTGTTCGGCGGACTTTATTCGGTGATTGTGATCACCGGTATTCACCACAGCTTCCACGCGATTGAAGCCGGGCTGCTGGGCAACCCGTCGATTGGCGTTAACTTCCTGCTGCCGATCTGGGCCATGGCGAACGTGGCGCAGGGTGGCGCCTGTCTGGCGGTGTGGTTCAAAACCAAAGATGCCAAAATCAAAGCCATTACCCTGCCGTCGGCGTTCTCTGCAATGCTGGGCATCACCGAAGCGGCCATTTTTGGTATCAACCTGCGCTTCGTTAAGCCGTTTATCGCCGCGCTAATCGGCGGTGCGGTGGGCGGGGCCTGGGTGGTCTCCGTGCACGTGTACATGACCGCCGTCGGGCTGACCGCGATTCCGGGGATGGCCATCGTGCAGGCCAGCTCGCTGCTGAACTATATTATCGGCATGGTGATTGCCTTCGGCGTGGCGTTTACCGTCTCACTGCTGCTGAAATATAAAACGGACTCTGAATAA
- a CDS encoding diguanylate phosphodiesterase yields MLTTLIYRSHLNLSRPSTELRELVERARGRNVKLDITGVLLAKGNDVLQILEGSEESVVKLFHKIREDKRHSGVVELLRDYGPRRRFENVGMLLFDLQTQSPKEVLQSVLRYSKLDSYLTSDDRVFKFIQTFITGKRPVPSGARYTADKWTLSTETLPFGEHLGLIAGQTCQFALQPIVEPSEGKISSLEALIRGNDGGSPEHFFSTVNPDNVYEVDLQTKAYAFALAEKLGIGSHKIAVNLLPMSLVNVPGAVEFLVDQIKKHGLQPEQVVIEVTENEMISGLNQFNSAIKQLRGEGIGLAIDDFGSGYAGLSLLTRFQPDKIKIDREIVSNIHLSGPKQAIVRSIISCCSDLEITLVAEGIEKIEEWCWLESAGIRRFQGFLFARPQLNGVGDIHWPHLVR; encoded by the coding sequence GTGCTGACGACGCTGATCTACCGAAGCCACTTGAATTTATCCCGCCCGTCCACCGAACTGCGGGAGCTGGTGGAGCGCGCCAGGGGCCGCAACGTAAAACTGGACATTACCGGCGTCCTCCTTGCTAAAGGCAACGACGTTCTGCAGATCCTCGAAGGGTCGGAAGAGAGTGTGGTCAAACTGTTCCATAAAATCCGCGAGGACAAGCGGCACAGCGGGGTAGTAGAACTGCTGCGGGACTATGGTCCGCGCAGACGCTTCGAAAACGTCGGTATGCTGCTGTTCGACCTGCAAACGCAGTCGCCGAAAGAGGTGCTGCAGTCGGTGCTGCGCTACAGCAAGCTGGACAGCTATCTGACCTCCGACGATCGGGTGTTCAAATTTATTCAGACCTTTATAACCGGTAAACGTCCGGTCCCGTCGGGGGCACGCTACACCGCGGACAAATGGACGCTCTCGACCGAAACGCTACCCTTTGGCGAACACCTGGGCCTGATTGCCGGGCAAACCTGCCAGTTTGCGCTGCAGCCTATTGTCGAGCCCTCGGAAGGGAAGATCAGCTCCCTTGAGGCGCTTATCCGCGGCAACGACGGCGGCAGCCCGGAGCATTTCTTCAGCACAGTCAACCCGGACAACGTCTACGAAGTCGATCTCCAGACAAAAGCCTATGCCTTTGCGCTGGCGGAAAAGCTGGGCATTGGCAGCCATAAAATCGCCGTCAACCTGCTGCCCATGTCGCTGGTAAATGTCCCAGGCGCGGTGGAATTTCTGGTCGATCAGATTAAAAAACATGGCCTTCAGCCGGAGCAGGTGGTCATTGAAGTCACTGAAAACGAGATGATCTCCGGGCTCAACCAGTTTAACAGCGCCATCAAGCAGCTTCGCGGCGAGGGGATTGGCCTGGCGATCGATGATTTTGGCTCGGGCTATGCCGGGCTTTCGCTGCTGACCCGCTTCCAGCCGGACAAAATTAAAATTGACCGTGAGATTGTCAGCAACATCCACCTGAGCGGCCCAAAACAGGCGATTGTGCGCTCCATCATCAGCTGCTGCTCCGATCTTGAAATCACCCTGGTGGCCGAAGGCATTGAGAAAATTGAGGAGTGGTGCTGGCTCGAATCGGCCGGGATCCGCCGCTTTCAGGGATTCCTGTTTGCCCGGCCGCAGCTTAATGGCGTCGGCGATATCCACTGGCCGCATCTGGTGCGGTAA
- a CDS encoding methyl-accepting chemotaxis protein: protein MSLKKSSLIVLFSLLFFFVISTVTSVGIIIKSNNSLDNVNKEIQVVLSIIDPINHSRTLRVRVMEYVKMVEAGNAADGAAKLTAVKEALTKADHAFAAFMASPRLSDEAPLVTAYQDAWQNYRNQGLAPLIDAAEAHDVAKFNALIPEVSRLDRQYEIVLDQVLSVHQKYAKSLNEDASSSFVSGLAIVAAIASLFVVVIIAVSLLMKRFVFAPINLAREHCSQIAAGKLDIPVPVKGSTGNEIDHLMGSMEQMRQALLATIAQVRDASHTVTHAAQEIASGNIDLASRTEQQASALTQTAASMEELSATVANNTDNVYQAGKLVQDAVKNAHTGEAVTREVIDTMNTIAANSKRIEDITSVINSIAFQTNILALNAAVEAARAGTQGRGFAVVASEVRTLAQKSAVAAKDIESLIAQSVSSVKNGAELVSRSGEVIDAIISSVNKVNTLMEQISVASEEQSRGIGQVGQAVTEMDGVTQQNAALVQQSAAAAASLEEQAQQLSRSISSFRLPVQA from the coding sequence ATGTCGTTGAAAAAGTCGTCCCTGATAGTCCTGTTCTCGCTGCTTTTCTTCTTTGTTATCAGCACCGTCACCAGCGTTGGCATCATCATTAAAAGTAATAATTCCCTGGATAACGTCAACAAAGAGATCCAGGTTGTGCTGTCCATTATTGACCCCATCAACCACAGCCGTACGCTGCGCGTGCGGGTGATGGAGTATGTGAAGATGGTGGAGGCGGGCAACGCGGCGGACGGCGCTGCAAAGCTAACCGCCGTGAAGGAGGCGCTGACCAAAGCGGACCACGCCTTTGCGGCCTTTATGGCGTCGCCGCGTCTGAGCGATGAAGCGCCGCTGGTGACTGCCTATCAGGACGCCTGGCAGAACTACCGCAACCAGGGGCTGGCGCCGCTGATCGACGCCGCCGAGGCGCACGATGTCGCGAAATTTAACGCGCTCATCCCGGAAGTCTCCCGCCTCGACCGCCAGTACGAGATCGTTCTCGACCAGGTCCTTTCCGTCCACCAGAAATATGCCAAAAGCCTGAACGAAGATGCGAGCAGTAGCTTCGTCTCTGGCCTGGCGATCGTTGCTGCTATCGCCAGCCTGTTTGTGGTGGTGATTATCGCCGTTAGCCTGCTGATGAAGCGCTTTGTCTTTGCGCCGATCAACCTGGCGCGTGAGCACTGCAGCCAGATTGCGGCAGGCAAGCTGGACATTCCGGTGCCGGTGAAGGGGAGTACAGGCAACGAAATCGACCATCTGATGGGCTCGATGGAGCAGATGCGTCAGGCGCTGCTGGCGACCATCGCCCAGGTGCGCGATGCGAGTCATACCGTGACGCACGCCGCCCAGGAGATTGCCTCCGGGAATATCGACCTGGCGTCTCGCACCGAGCAGCAGGCTTCCGCATTAACCCAGACGGCGGCCAGCATGGAAGAGCTGAGCGCGACGGTGGCGAACAATACCGACAATGTGTATCAGGCCGGAAAGCTGGTGCAGGACGCGGTGAAAAATGCCCACACCGGTGAAGCGGTAACCCGTGAAGTCATCGACACGATGAATACCATCGCGGCGAACTCGAAGCGCATTGAAGACATCACCAGCGTGATTAACAGCATTGCCTTCCAGACCAACATCCTGGCGCTGAACGCGGCGGTTGAAGCGGCGCGTGCGGGCACGCAGGGCCGCGGCTTTGCGGTCGTGGCCAGCGAAGTACGCACCCTCGCGCAGAAAAGCGCGGTGGCGGCGAAAGATATCGAAAGCCTGATCGCGCAGTCGGTTTCCAGCGTGAAAAACGGAGCGGAGCTGGTAAGCCGCTCGGGCGAGGTAATTGACGCGATCATTTCGTCGGTGAATAAAGTGAATACGCTGATGGAGCAGATCTCCGTCGCCTCTGAAGAGCAGAGCCGCGGGATCGGCCAGGTCGGGCAGGCGGTGACCGAGATGGATGGCGTCACCCAACAGAACGCCGCGCTGGTGCAGCAGTCCGCCGCGGCAGCGGCCTCGCTGGAAGAGCAGGCGCAGCAGCTTTCGCGGAGTATTTCGAGTTTTAGGTTGCCGGTGCAGGCTTGA
- a CDS encoding LacI family DNA-binding transcriptional regulator, with translation MRKTKRVTIKDIAELAGVSKATASLVLNGRSKELRVAEETRERVLAIAKEHHYQPSIHARSLRDNRSHTIGLVVPEITNYGFAVFSHELETLCREAGVQLLISCSDENPGQETVVVNNMVARQVDGLIVASSMLNDADYHKLSEQLPVVLFDRHINDSALPLVITDSITPTTELVADIARQHPDEFYFLGGQPRLSPTRDRLEGFKQGLREAGVALRPEWIIHGNYHPSSGYEMFAELCARLGRPPKALFAAACGLLEGVLRYMGQHNLLQSDIRLASFDDHYLYDSLTIPVDTIRQDNRQLAWHCFDLISKLIEGETPEPLQRKLAATLQRRYKSAK, from the coding sequence GTGAGAAAAACAAAACGCGTCACCATTAAAGACATCGCGGAGCTGGCGGGGGTGTCAAAAGCCACCGCCAGCCTGGTCCTGAACGGTCGCAGCAAAGAGCTTCGCGTGGCGGAAGAGACGCGCGAGCGCGTGCTGGCAATTGCAAAAGAGCACCACTATCAGCCCAGCATTCACGCCCGGTCGCTGCGCGATAACCGCAGCCACACCATTGGTCTGGTGGTCCCGGAGATCACCAACTACGGTTTTGCCGTCTTTTCTCACGAGCTGGAAACGCTGTGCCGCGAGGCAGGCGTGCAGCTGCTGATCTCCTGCAGCGATGAAAACCCGGGGCAGGAGACGGTGGTGGTGAACAACATGGTGGCGCGTCAGGTGGACGGGCTGATTGTGGCCTCCAGCATGCTCAACGACGCGGACTACCATAAGCTGAGCGAGCAGCTGCCGGTGGTTCTGTTTGACCGTCACATCAACGACAGCGCGCTGCCGCTGGTGATCACCGATTCCATCACCCCGACGACCGAACTGGTGGCGGACATTGCGCGCCAGCATCCGGATGAATTCTACTTCCTCGGCGGCCAGCCCCGTTTATCCCCGACGCGCGACCGCCTGGAAGGCTTTAAGCAAGGGCTGCGTGAGGCCGGCGTGGCGCTGCGCCCCGAGTGGATCATTCACGGCAACTATCACCCGAGCTCCGGTTACGAGATGTTTGCTGAACTCTGCGCCCGCCTGGGGCGTCCGCCGAAAGCGCTCTTCGCCGCCGCCTGCGGGCTGCTGGAAGGGGTGCTGCGCTATATGGGCCAGCATAACCTGCTGCAAAGCGATATCAGGTTAGCCAGTTTTGACGATCACTATCTCTACGATTCGCTGACGATCCCGGTGGATACCATCCGCCAGGATAACAGACAGCTGGCGTGGCACTGCTTTGATTTGATTAGCAAACTGATCGAGGGCGAGACCCCGGAACCGTTGCAACGCAAGCTGGCGGCCACCCTGCAGCGGCGCTATAAGTCAGCGAAATAG
- a CDS encoding carbohydrate porin has protein sequence MYKKRRLAVMIGMLAGSTSVFAQTDMSSIEARLAAMEQRLQDAETRAQVAEKRAAAAEQKTQQLVAAQQQAQTTTQEVAQRTTALEKKADQTGGFEFHGYARSGLLMNDAASSSKSGPYLTPAGETGGAVGRLGNEADTYVELNLEHKQTLDNGATTRFKAMLADGQRTYNDWSADTSDLNIRQAFAELGNLPDFTGALKGSTFWAGKRFDRDNFDIHWLDSDVVFLAGTGGGVYDVKWNDSLRSNFSIYGRNFGSVEQTDNNVQNYILSMNHFAGPFQLMVSGLRAKDNDDRKDTNGDLIKTDAANHGVHALVGLHNESFYGLREGTAKTALLYGHGLGAEVKSIGSDGALLSEADTWRFASYGVTPIGGGWSVAPAVLAQSSKDRYVKGDSYEWVTLNTRLIKEVTQNFALAFEGSYQYMDLNPEGYKDRNAVNGSFYKLTFAPTLKASKIGDFFSRPELRLFATWMDWSSKLDNYASDDAFGSSGFNAGGEWNFGVQMETWF, from the coding sequence ATGTATAAAAAACGCAGACTTGCCGTGATGATAGGCATGCTGGCCGGAAGTACCTCTGTTTTTGCCCAGACGGATATGTCCAGTATTGAAGCGCGTCTTGCCGCGATGGAGCAGCGCCTTCAGGACGCGGAAACGCGCGCGCAGGTGGCTGAGAAGCGCGCCGCGGCAGCAGAACAAAAAACGCAGCAGCTGGTTGCCGCTCAGCAGCAGGCGCAAACGACAACCCAGGAGGTGGCGCAGCGCACCACCGCGCTGGAGAAGAAGGCGGATCAGACCGGCGGGTTTGAGTTCCACGGCTATGCCCGCTCTGGCCTGCTGATGAACGATGCCGCCTCCAGCAGCAAAAGCGGCCCTTACCTGACCCCAGCCGGTGAAACCGGCGGTGCGGTAGGGCGTCTGGGTAACGAAGCCGACACCTACGTCGAGCTGAACCTGGAGCACAAGCAAACCCTGGATAACGGGGCGACCACGCGCTTCAAGGCGATGCTGGCCGACGGTCAGAGAACCTATAACGACTGGTCAGCCGATACCAGCGACCTCAATATTCGTCAGGCCTTCGCGGAGCTGGGCAACCTGCCTGATTTTACCGGCGCGCTGAAGGGCAGCACCTTCTGGGCGGGTAAACGCTTCGACCGCGACAACTTTGATATCCACTGGCTGGATTCCGACGTGGTGTTCCTGGCCGGTACCGGCGGCGGCGTTTACGACGTGAAGTGGAACGATTCGCTGCGCAGCAACTTCTCTATTTATGGCCGCAACTTCGGCAGCGTGGAGCAGACCGACAACAACGTTCAGAACTATATCCTCAGCATGAACCACTTCGCTGGCCCGTTCCAGCTGATGGTGAGCGGGCTGCGGGCGAAGGATAACGATGACCGTAAAGACACTAACGGCGATCTGATTAAAACGGATGCCGCCAATCATGGCGTTCATGCCCTGGTAGGCTTGCATAATGAGAGCTTCTACGGCCTGCGTGAAGGGACCGCCAAAACGGCGCTGCTGTATGGTCACGGGCTGGGGGCAGAGGTGAAAAGCATCGGCTCCGACGGCGCGCTGCTGTCTGAGGCGGATACCTGGCGCTTCGCAAGTTACGGTGTCACGCCAATCGGCGGTGGCTGGAGCGTTGCGCCCGCCGTTCTGGCACAGAGCAGTAAAGATCGCTACGTCAAGGGCGATAGCTATGAGTGGGTAACGCTCAATACCCGCCTGATCAAAGAGGTCACCCAGAATTTCGCGCTGGCCTTTGAGGGAAGCTACCAGTACATGGATTTAAACCCGGAGGGCTATAAGGACCGCAACGCCGTGAACGGCAGTTTCTACAAGCTGACCTTTGCGCCGACGTTAAAAGCGAGCAAAATCGGCGATTTCTTCAGCCGTCCGGAACTGCGCCTGTTTGCCACCTGGATGGACTGGAGCAGCAAACTGGATAATTACGCCAGCGATGATGCCTTTGGCAGCAGCGGCTTCAACGCCGGCGGGGAATGGAACTTTGGGGTCCAGATGGAAACCTGGTTTTAA
- a CDS encoding sucrose-6-phosphate hydrolase: MTLPSRWPAILQAVMTGQPRALADSHYPQWHAAPVTGLMNDPNGFIWFAGRYHLFYQWNPLDCEHRFKCWGHWCSADLVHWQHEPLALMPDEAYDRNGCYSGSAVNNEGVLTLCYTGNVKFDDGSRTAWQCLAVEQPDGTFTKLGPVLALPEGYTGHVRDPKVWQHEGMWYMVLGAQDVQKRGKVLLFKSADLHAWTSCGEIAGHGVNGLTDAGYMWECPDLFALDGTHVLICCPQGLAREPHRYLNTYPATWMSGAFDYARATFDHGELHELDAGFEFYAPQTTLAEDGRRILIGWMGVPDGEEMLQPTRAHGWMHQMTCPRELRFRDGRLWQTPARELAALREDEQHWQGRASDAPELDATRLEFELSASQVNVDFGGALRLTLDEQGVRLERASLKTGETLARYWQGDVRHLRVLCDRSSVEIFINHGEGVMSSRYFPDHPARVRFEGASDITLRYWSLRACMIE, from the coding sequence ATGACGTTACCTTCCCGCTGGCCTGCGATCCTGCAGGCCGTTATGACAGGTCAGCCGCGGGCGCTGGCGGACAGCCATTATCCGCAATGGCACGCCGCGCCGGTGACGGGGCTGATGAACGACCCGAACGGGTTTATCTGGTTTGCTGGCCGCTATCACCTGTTCTATCAGTGGAACCCGCTGGACTGCGAGCACCGCTTTAAGTGCTGGGGGCACTGGTGTTCTGCGGACCTGGTGCACTGGCAGCATGAGCCGCTGGCGCTGATGCCCGACGAAGCGTATGACCGCAACGGCTGCTACTCCGGTAGCGCCGTGAATAACGAGGGCGTACTGACCCTGTGCTACACCGGCAACGTCAAGTTCGATGACGGCAGCCGCACCGCCTGGCAGTGCCTGGCCGTGGAGCAGCCGGACGGGACCTTTACGAAGCTGGGGCCGGTGCTGGCGCTGCCGGAAGGCTACACCGGCCACGTGCGCGACCCGAAGGTGTGGCAGCACGAGGGGATGTGGTACATGGTGCTCGGCGCGCAGGATGTGCAGAAGCGCGGCAAGGTGCTGCTCTTTAAATCAGCCGATTTGCACGCCTGGACATCCTGCGGGGAGATCGCCGGTCACGGGGTTAACGGCCTGACGGACGCGGGCTATATGTGGGAGTGTCCGGACCTGTTTGCCCTCGACGGGACGCACGTCCTGATCTGCTGCCCGCAGGGGCTGGCGCGCGAGCCGCATCGCTACCTCAATACCTATCCGGCTACCTGGATGAGCGGGGCGTTTGACTATGCCCGCGCGACGTTCGATCACGGCGAGCTGCACGAGCTGGACGCGGGCTTTGAATTCTACGCCCCGCAAACCACGCTGGCGGAAGATGGACGCCGCATCCTGATTGGCTGGATGGGCGTACCGGACGGGGAAGAGATGCTTCAGCCCACCCGGGCGCACGGCTGGATGCACCAGATGACCTGCCCGCGAGAATTGCGCTTCCGCGACGGCAGGCTCTGGCAAACCCCGGCGCGCGAGCTGGCGGCGCTGCGTGAAGATGAGCAGCACTGGCAGGGGCGCGCCAGCGACGCGCCCGAACTGGACGCGACGCGCCTGGAGTTTGAGCTGAGCGCATCGCAGGTGAATGTCGATTTTGGCGGCGCGCTGCGCCTCACGCTCGATGAGCAGGGCGTGCGCCTGGAGCGCGCGAGCCTGAAAACCGGTGAAACATTGGCCCGCTACTGGCAGGGCGACGTCCGTCATTTGCGCGTCCTGTGCGACCGCTCCAGCGTCGAAATCTTCATTAACCATGGCGAAGGGGTAATGAGCAGCCGCTATTTTCCTGACCATCCGGCCCGGGTGCGATTTGAAGGTGCGTCCGATATCACATTACGCTACTGGTCGCTGCGCGCCTGCATGATAGAATGA